The Methyloferula stellata AR4 genome includes a window with the following:
- a CDS encoding efflux RND transporter permease subunit, whose product MAVNISAWSIKRPLPAVVFGLVLLALGWASFNKLPITRLPNVDLPVISVIITQFGAAPAELESQVTKTVEDAVSGVEGVRHITSTVTDGVSATVIMFRLETNTDRALNDIKDAITRIRGNLSRNIDEPLIQRVDIVGLPIVTYAAIAAGKTPEQLSFFVDDVVKRKLQGARGVGQVQRIGGVDREILVSLDPDKLQAVGLTAADVSRRLRGNSIDLAGGRAELGGTDQTIRTLAGARTLAELAGTMISLPKGGEIRLDDLGTVTDTIAEPRTFARLDGKPIVAFSVLRSKGASDVTVAENVSKVLDEIKASNPDVDLKRIDTSVEYTLGNYESAMSTLFEGAALAVIVVFIFLRDLRATVIAAIALPLSIMPAFWVMDVLGFSLNMVSLLAITLATGILVDDAIVEIENIVRHIRMGKTPYQAAIDAADEIGLAVIAISLTIVAVFAPVSFMGSIAGQFFKQFGLTVSAEVLFSLLAARLITPMLAAYFLTRHQKAEVEEGPIVQRYGRLVQWSIEHRYLTVLIGLVLFVLSILSTKLLPSNFLPAQDTARSLLAVELPAGAQLSDTQRVTENIVTHLKTRPEIQSVFIDGGRIPPSTMEVRKAALVINYTPKTQRSQSVHQLELAIGKELEDVPDIHYWFLDDNGQRPVSLIVTGADGATVSNFAAELAARMRTIPLVTNVVAATSLDRPELLIKPKRDLAARIGVSTEGLSETLRIATIGDFGPALAKFNTGNQLVPIRVQLAENARTDRQVLGNLRVPTGSGGSIPLQSIANIELSQGPISIARFDRERQATLQADLVGNSALGDAITAIYDLPIMKQLPPGISVKQAGDAETMAELFGGFADAMRDGLMMVYSVLVLLFGSFLQPVTILFSLPLSIGGAILGLLVTGRPLSMPVIIGILMLMGIVTKNAIMLVDFTIEAIASGMDRTLAIVEAGKKRARPIIMTTVAMVAGMAPSALAIGAGGEFRSPMAIAVIGGLIVSTLLSLLFVPAFFAMMDDISGLIVRSWNRFTILEGNAPEESGEGPDKRSDKRPPQSSEGQQQTEVTRHVVKPGSRTYAASLANYVSRYFNRG is encoded by the coding sequence ATGGCGGTCAATATTTCAGCTTGGTCGATCAAGCGGCCGCTTCCAGCCGTCGTCTTTGGCCTGGTTCTGCTCGCGCTCGGCTGGGCCAGCTTCAACAAATTGCCGATCACGCGCCTGCCGAACGTCGATCTGCCGGTGATCTCCGTCATCATTACGCAATTTGGCGCGGCGCCGGCCGAGCTTGAATCTCAGGTCACGAAAACCGTCGAAGACGCCGTGTCGGGCGTCGAAGGCGTGCGCCACATTACCTCGACGGTGACGGACGGCGTCTCGGCGACGGTCATCATGTTCCGGCTCGAGACCAATACCGACCGCGCGCTGAACGATATCAAGGACGCGATCACGCGGATCAGAGGCAATCTCTCGCGCAACATCGACGAGCCCTTGATCCAGCGCGTCGATATTGTCGGCCTGCCGATCGTCACCTACGCCGCGATTGCGGCCGGCAAGACGCCGGAGCAATTGTCGTTCTTCGTCGACGACGTCGTCAAACGCAAGCTGCAAGGCGCGCGCGGCGTCGGCCAGGTCCAGCGCATCGGCGGCGTCGATCGCGAAATTCTCGTCTCGCTCGATCCGGATAAGCTGCAGGCCGTTGGTCTTACCGCAGCCGACGTCAGCCGGCGGCTGCGCGGCAATAGCATCGATCTTGCCGGAGGCCGCGCCGAACTCGGCGGCACGGATCAGACCATCCGGACATTGGCCGGCGCCCGCACGCTGGCTGAATTGGCCGGCACGATGATCAGCCTGCCGAAGGGTGGCGAAATCCGCCTCGACGATCTTGGCACCGTCACGGATACGATCGCGGAGCCCCGCACCTTCGCACGCCTCGACGGCAAGCCCATCGTCGCCTTCAGCGTTCTGCGTTCGAAGGGCGCGAGCGATGTCACAGTCGCGGAAAACGTGTCGAAGGTCTTGGACGAGATCAAAGCGTCCAATCCGGACGTCGATTTGAAGCGCATCGATACCTCGGTCGAATATACGCTCGGCAACTATGAATCGGCGATGAGCACCCTCTTTGAAGGCGCTGCGCTCGCCGTCATCGTGGTCTTTATCTTCCTGCGCGATCTGCGCGCAACCGTGATCGCCGCGATCGCGCTGCCTTTGTCGATCATGCCGGCCTTCTGGGTCATGGATGTACTCGGCTTCTCGCTCAACATGGTGAGCCTGCTCGCGATCACGCTCGCCACGGGTATTCTCGTCGACGATGCGATCGTCGAAATCGAAAATATCGTGCGCCACATCAGGATGGGAAAGACGCCCTATCAGGCGGCGATAGACGCAGCCGACGAAATTGGCCTCGCCGTCATCGCAATCAGCCTGACCATCGTCGCGGTCTTCGCGCCGGTGAGCTTCATGGGCAGCATTGCCGGGCAGTTCTTCAAACAATTCGGCCTGACCGTTTCGGCGGAAGTGCTGTTCTCCCTGCTTGCGGCGCGCCTCATCACCCCGATGCTGGCCGCCTATTTCCTCACCCGCCATCAAAAGGCGGAAGTCGAAGAGGGCCCGATCGTCCAGCGTTACGGGCGTCTCGTCCAATGGTCGATCGAGCATCGCTATCTTACAGTCTTGATCGGTCTCGTGCTGTTCGTGCTCTCGATTCTCAGCACGAAACTTCTGCCGTCGAATTTTCTGCCGGCGCAGGATACGGCGCGCTCGCTTCTCGCCGTCGAGCTGCCGGCCGGCGCGCAGCTCTCCGACACGCAGAGGGTGACGGAGAACATTGTCACGCACTTGAAAACGCGGCCGGAAATCCAAAGCGTCTTCATCGACGGCGGCCGGATTCCGCCTTCGACCATGGAAGTCCGAAAAGCCGCGCTCGTCATCAATTACACGCCGAAGACGCAACGCAGCCAAAGCGTGCATCAGCTTGAACTCGCGATCGGCAAAGAACTCGAAGATGTGCCGGACATCCATTATTGGTTCCTGGACGACAATGGTCAGCGGCCGGTCTCGCTGATCGTGACCGGCGCCGACGGCGCCACGGTTTCGAATTTCGCGGCGGAATTGGCAGCGCGCATGCGCACGATCCCGCTCGTCACCAATGTCGTCGCGGCGACGTCGCTCGATCGTCCGGAACTCTTGATCAAGCCGAAGCGCGATCTCGCGGCCCGCATCGGCGTTTCGACGGAAGGCCTGTCTGAAACGCTGCGCATCGCGACGATTGGCGATTTCGGTCCGGCTCTGGCGAAGTTCAACACCGGCAATCAATTGGTGCCGATTAGGGTCCAGCTCGCAGAAAACGCCCGCACAGACCGGCAGGTTTTGGGCAATCTCCGCGTGCCGACGGGCTCCGGCGGCAGCATTCCGCTGCAATCGATCGCCAATATCGAATTGAGCCAGGGGCCGATCAGCATTGCACGCTTCGACCGTGAGCGGCAGGCGACATTACAGGCTGATCTTGTCGGCAATTCCGCTTTGGGCGATGCGATCACTGCCATCTACGACCTGCCGATCATGAAGCAATTGCCGCCAGGCATTAGCGTCAAGCAGGCCGGCGACGCCGAAACCATGGCCGAGCTTTTCGGCGGCTTCGCCGATGCCATGCGCGACGGCCTGATGATGGTCTATTCCGTGCTCGTCCTGCTGTTTGGCAGTTTCCTCCAGCCGGTGACCATTCTGTTTTCGCTGCCGCTCTCAATCGGCGGCGCGATCCTGGGTCTGCTCGTCACCGGACGACCGCTTTCGATGCCGGTCATCATCGGCATATTGATGCTGATGGGCATCGTCACGAAAAACGCGATCATGCTCGTCGATTTTACGATCGAGGCGATTGCCAGCGGCATGGACCGCACCTTGGCCATCGTGGAAGCGGGCAAGAAGCGGGCGCGGCCGATCATCATGACGACGGTCGCCATGGTCGCCGGCATGGCGCCCTCGGCTCTCGCGATCGGTGCCGGCGGCGAGTTCCGCTCGCCTATGGCGATCGCGGTGATTGGCGGCCTGATCGTATCGACGCT
- a CDS encoding efflux RND transporter periplasmic adaptor subunit: MRRDVLAILIAGVLSSPVFAEEPTQEAAASTTVLVTSATQACFSKVVTVTGFLVPRTPAIVTLDLEGYQVAEVFAAEGDKVTINQALVRVAKIATDANQPAAAGQGAPGMPGLPNSFLLHAPAGGTIIKSRADIGAVSSPRGDPLFQIAADSVIEVDAEVPGLYVAEIAEGQTASIKVEQGEVSGRVRLVAAEIDPVSHMGHVRLSVSPDFPLRAGGFARASIDTSRSCGVSVPRSAVLHGSDGVSVQIVHGHIIETHRVRLGLYSDHNVEIREGVRVGDLVVAHAGTSLRDGDEVTTRPIDEQDQRRR; encoded by the coding sequence TTGCGTCGAGATGTGCTCGCGATCCTTATCGCGGGCGTTCTTTCGAGCCCGGTTTTTGCCGAGGAGCCGACGCAGGAAGCAGCTGCTAGCACGACCGTCCTCGTCACGTCCGCGACCCAGGCCTGCTTTTCGAAGGTCGTGACCGTCACCGGCTTTCTGGTGCCTCGGACTCCCGCCATCGTGACCCTGGATCTCGAAGGCTATCAGGTCGCCGAGGTTTTCGCGGCCGAGGGCGACAAGGTGACCATCAACCAGGCTTTGGTCCGTGTCGCGAAGATCGCCACGGATGCGAACCAGCCCGCGGCAGCCGGGCAGGGCGCGCCGGGGATGCCCGGCCTGCCGAATTCGTTTCTTCTGCATGCGCCCGCCGGTGGCACGATCATCAAGAGCCGGGCCGATATTGGCGCCGTGTCATCGCCGCGCGGCGATCCCTTGTTCCAGATCGCTGCCGACAGTGTCATCGAGGTCGATGCCGAAGTACCCGGTCTCTATGTCGCCGAAATCGCCGAGGGACAGACGGCTTCGATCAAAGTCGAGCAAGGCGAGGTCAGCGGGCGCGTCCGGCTCGTCGCCGCCGAAATCGATCCGGTTTCCCACATGGGCCATGTGAGGCTCTCGGTTTCACCCGATTTTCCGCTGCGCGCCGGGGGGTTCGCTCGGGCGAGCATCGATACGAGCCGCAGTTGCGGGGTCTCCGTCCCGCGCTCGGCCGTTTTGCATGGCAGCGACGGCGTCAGCGTGCAGATCGTGCACGGCCATATCATCGAGACGCATCGCGTCCGGCTTGGGCTCTATTCCGATCATAATGTCGAAATCCGCGAAGGCGTCCGGGTCGGCGATCTCGTCGTAGCGCATGCCGGCACCTCGCTGCGCGATGGCGATGAAGTGACGACAAGGCCGATCGACGAACAAGACCAAAGGCGGCGCTAA
- a CDS encoding B12-binding domain-containing radical SAM protein has translation MSQSSDVASRRILCVFPRYVPSFGTFEYAYALADGVQAFMPPQGLLIIAATLPKHWEARFVDENMTRATDEDFIWADAVFVSGMHIQRRQVDDICRRAHAHDKVTVLGGPSVSACPEYYSSYDYLHVGELGDATEELIAILAKDTARPPHQVVLATRVRRDLCDFPIPAYELADIPHYFLGTIQFSSGCPYTCEFCDIPGLYGRVPRLKRPEQVVAELDKLVACGVAGSVYFVDDNFVANRRALQGLLPHLVEWQKRNGYSISLACEATLNIARSPEILQLMKEAAFITIFCGIETPDPDSLVAIDKEHNMHLPILDAIRAINDHGMEVVSGIILGLDTDTPETGGKLFDFIEKSKIAMATINLLQALPRTPLWDRLTREDRLRHDEDLESNVAFRMPYDSVLAMWRDCMARAYEPKTLFSRYEHFASATYVNRLKRPWSRQRLSPGNIRKGLRILSNIFWKIGLRGDYRRVFWGFALRRLIRGQIEPIISVSLVAHHLIMFARDATTGRGNASHYSAKMRILELEAPATAAE, from the coding sequence ATGAGCCAATCCTCCGACGTCGCTTCTCGCCGCATCCTTTGCGTCTTCCCCCGTTATGTGCCGTCGTTTGGAACCTTCGAATATGCCTATGCGCTGGCCGATGGCGTCCAGGCTTTCATGCCGCCTCAGGGCCTTCTCATCATAGCCGCGACTCTGCCGAAACATTGGGAGGCACGCTTCGTCGACGAAAATATGACGCGCGCCACGGATGAGGATTTCATTTGGGCCGATGCGGTTTTCGTCAGCGGTATGCACATTCAACGCCGGCAGGTCGACGACATTTGCCGCCGCGCCCACGCGCATGACAAGGTTACAGTATTGGGCGGCCCCTCGGTCTCGGCCTGCCCCGAATATTATTCGAGCTATGATTATCTGCATGTCGGCGAACTCGGCGATGCGACCGAGGAGCTGATTGCGATTCTTGCCAAGGACACGGCAAGGCCTCCACATCAAGTGGTCCTGGCGACAAGGGTGCGGCGCGATCTCTGCGATTTCCCCATCCCCGCCTATGAGCTCGCCGATATTCCGCATTATTTTCTGGGCACCATCCAGTTTTCGAGCGGCTGTCCCTATACCTGCGAATTCTGCGACATCCCCGGCCTCTATGGCCGCGTGCCGCGGCTGAAGAGGCCCGAGCAGGTGGTCGCCGAACTCGACAAGCTCGTTGCCTGCGGCGTGGCGGGTTCAGTCTATTTCGTCGACGATAATTTCGTCGCGAACCGCCGCGCGCTGCAGGGTCTCCTGCCGCATCTTGTCGAATGGCAGAAGCGCAACGGTTATTCGATCAGCCTCGCCTGCGAAGCCACGTTGAATATTGCCCGGTCTCCCGAAATCCTGCAGCTGATGAAGGAAGCAGCCTTCATCACGATCTTCTGCGGCATCGAAACGCCCGATCCGGACTCGCTCGTCGCGATCGACAAAGAACATAACATGCATCTGCCGATCCTCGATGCGATCCGCGCGATCAACGATCACGGCATGGAAGTGGTCTCGGGTATCATACTCGGCCTCGACACGGATACGCCGGAGACGGGCGGCAAGCTTTTCGACTTCATCGAAAAATCCAAGATCGCGATGGCGACGATCAATCTGCTGCAGGCCCTGCCCCGCACGCCGCTCTGGGACCGGCTCACGCGCGAAGATCGCCTTCGCCACGACGAAGATCTCGAGTCGAATGTGGCGTTCCGCATGCCTTATGACTCGGTCCTGGCCATGTGGCGCGACTGCATGGCGAGGGCCTATGAACCAAAGACGCTTTTCTCGCGCTACGAACATTTCGCCAGCGCCACTTATGTGAACCGTCTGAAGCGGCCCTGGAGCCGCCAGCGGCTGTCGCCGGGCAATATCCGCAAGGGACTGCGCATTCTTTCAAATATCTTCTGGAAGATCGGCTTGCGCGGCGATTATCGGCGCGTCTTTTGGGGCTTCGCGCTGCGCCGCCTGATCCGCGGCCAGATCGAGCCGATCATCTCCGTCAGCCTTGTCGCGCATCATCTCATCATGTTCGCCCGGGATGCTACGACCGGACGCGGCAATGCCTCGCATTATTCGGCCAAGATGCGCATCTTGGAATTGGAAGCGCCGGCGACAGCCGCCGAATAG
- a CDS encoding efflux RND transporter periplasmic adaptor subunit — protein MNLFCREPISLARRAGFSIFLCLFVSSICLVVQARAAEPQGMAVSTIKAKSACFVDSIQLTGHIEAREEVLVRPDVEGLKISKVLVEDGASVTSGQALAQLVRPEYISAGPNNVTVSAPATGTVLHKTLAIGMPASSRGDPLFRIIRDGDFELVVQVALTEAAKIKPGQTARIEALDGTELAGTVRLIEPQVDPLTQSSSARIQLRSKSGVRLGMFAKASIDTVRVCGATIPLSSILYGPQGSVVQVVRNNHVETKLVKIGPLSGKDAQIQEGLVAGEIVVARAGAFLREGDPVRPVPLEGQK, from the coding sequence ATGAATCTTTTTTGCAGAGAACCGATTTCGCTGGCGCGACGCGCCGGTTTTTCGATTTTCCTTTGTCTTTTCGTATCCAGCATTTGCCTTGTCGTGCAGGCGAGGGCCGCCGAGCCGCAGGGCATGGCGGTCAGCACCATCAAAGCGAAGAGCGCCTGTTTCGTCGATAGCATTCAATTGACTGGCCATATTGAGGCGCGGGAAGAGGTTCTCGTGCGTCCCGACGTCGAAGGCCTGAAGATTTCGAAGGTGCTTGTCGAAGATGGCGCGTCGGTCACTTCCGGCCAAGCTTTGGCGCAACTTGTGCGCCCCGAATATATTTCGGCGGGCCCCAATAATGTGACGGTCTCGGCGCCTGCGACAGGGACGGTCCTCCACAAAACCCTGGCGATCGGCATGCCCGCCTCGTCGCGCGGCGATCCGCTGTTTCGGATCATCCGCGATGGCGATTTCGAACTCGTCGTTCAAGTCGCCTTGACCGAAGCCGCGAAAATCAAACCCGGCCAGACGGCGCGGATCGAGGCGCTCGACGGGACGGAACTCGCAGGCACAGTGCGGCTCATCGAGCCGCAGGTCGATCCGCTGACGCAATCCTCAAGCGCGCGGATTCAATTGCGCAGCAAGAGCGGCGTCAGGCTTGGCATGTTCGCCAAAGCCTCGATCGATACGGTGCGCGTCTGCGGCGCGACCATTCCGCTGTCGTCGATCCTCTATGGCCCGCAAGGTTCGGTCGTGCAGGTCGTGCGCAATAATCATGTCGAGACGAAGCTCGTCAAAATAGGTCCGCTGTCCGGCAAGGATGCGCAGATTCAAGAAGGCCTCGTCGCCGGCGAGATCGTCGTCGCGCGGGCCGGCGCCTTTTTGCGCGAAGGCGATCCGGTGCGGCCCGTGCCGCTTGAGGGACAGAAGTAA
- a CDS encoding c-type cytochrome, methanol metabolism-related, whose amino-acid sequence MNSVSHVVFALAGILMLSSTVAIADPPGDPKAVSNTNGEYMDASGTPTYNIAKDGTVDWYTNVGFVQYGANCLACHGPDGLGSSYAPSLVDALKTLSYADFTATVIQGKKDVNTSNDLVMPSFGENKNVMCYLDPIYIYLRARSTGALGRGRPEKMVAPPPEFEKSINACFGL is encoded by the coding sequence ATGAACTCTGTTTCGCACGTCGTTTTCGCGCTCGCGGGTATTTTGATGCTGTCGAGCACGGTGGCGATCGCCGATCCGCCGGGCGATCCCAAAGCCGTTAGCAATACCAATGGCGAATATATGGATGCATCCGGTACACCCACCTATAACATCGCCAAAGACGGTACCGTTGACTGGTACACCAACGTCGGCTTCGTGCAGTATGGTGCGAACTGCCTCGCATGCCATGGTCCTGACGGCTTGGGATCAAGCTACGCGCCATCGCTCGTCGACGCGCTGAAGACGCTCAGCTATGCGGATTTCACGGCGACGGTCATTCAAGGCAAAAAGGACGTCAATACCTCGAACGATCTCGTGATGCCGAGCTTCGGCGAGAATAAAAACGTCATGTGCTATCTCGACCCGATCTATATTTATCTGCGCGCCCGCTCGACCGGCGCACTCGGCCGCGGCCGCCCGGAAAAGATGGTCGCGCCGCCGCCGGAATTTGAAAAATCGATCAATGCCTGCTTTGGACTCTGA
- a CDS encoding cytochrome b6, translated as MKIRADKRLWIGLALLSGFAGGGIALAQAPRGVSSYMPVDIKESFQTIMTRLKGEKAEVEKEHTALLNERYDLSDRPAPGVTMDRKKPIQEGVRVKLPAGATWDQLASMTPEHIRDENLFPKGFYPLPHPKHSEGGFVFPHFVIDEINRQEKRDLTRFDIDYDLPDQFLPEFPPAMYLNQRTDLGDVSQGKLVTINNYYELFNGILPPKQIEGLRLLVTPFPQQQFNETEDRRSEEPSRGAACFDCHSNGHTNKATHLAPDARPQEARHRIVTPSLRGVQIQRLFGSQRALKTVEDFTQFEQAGAYFDGDHVIAAKKGMNPLDRINQVDLMAEFQEELGFPPAPKLDVFGKLDPAKATPAELRGQDLFFGKGRCGTCHTAPYYTDNLMHDLQTERFFKPVMINGLWETGDGAIKTFPLRGIKDSPPYLHDGRLLTLDDTVEFFNLVLGTKLEPPEKQDLVAFLRTL; from the coding sequence ATGAAAATTCGAGCTGATAAGAGACTATGGATCGGACTAGCCCTTTTATCCGGGTTTGCCGGTGGCGGCATTGCTCTCGCCCAGGCACCCCGCGGCGTCAGCAGTTATATGCCCGTCGACATCAAGGAATCCTTTCAGACGATCATGACGCGGCTGAAAGGCGAGAAAGCTGAAGTCGAGAAAGAACATACGGCACTCCTGAATGAGCGTTACGATCTGTCCGACCGGCCTGCGCCGGGCGTCACGATGGATCGCAAGAAACCCATTCAAGAAGGCGTTCGCGTCAAGCTTCCCGCGGGAGCGACCTGGGACCAGCTCGCGAGCATGACGCCGGAGCATATCCGCGACGAAAATTTATTCCCCAAAGGCTTCTACCCGCTGCCGCATCCGAAACATTCGGAAGGCGGTTTCGTGTTTCCACATTTCGTGATCGATGAAATAAACCGTCAGGAAAAGCGCGATCTCACCCGTTTCGACATAGACTATGACCTGCCGGATCAATTCCTGCCGGAGTTCCCTCCGGCCATGTATCTCAATCAGCGCACGGACCTTGGCGACGTCTCGCAAGGCAAGCTCGTCACGATCAACAATTATTATGAACTCTTCAACGGCATTCTGCCGCCGAAGCAGATCGAGGGATTGCGGCTTCTCGTAACGCCGTTTCCACAGCAGCAGTTCAACGAGACCGAAGACCGCCGCTCGGAAGAGCCAAGCCGGGGTGCCGCATGCTTCGATTGCCACTCGAATGGCCACACCAACAAGGCGACGCATCTCGCGCCCGATGCGCGTCCGCAGGAAGCCCGCCATCGTATCGTCACCCCGTCTCTGCGCGGCGTTCAGATCCAGCGGCTGTTCGGTTCACAGCGCGCCCTCAAGACCGTTGAGGATTTCACCCAATTCGAGCAGGCTGGAGCCTATTTCGACGGCGACCACGTGATCGCAGCAAAGAAGGGCATGAACCCGCTCGACCGAATCAATCAGGTCGATCTGATGGCGGAATTCCAGGAGGAGCTCGGTTTCCCGCCGGCGCCGAAACTTGACGTGTTCGGCAAGCTCGATCCGGCGAAGGCGACACCCGCGGAGCTACGCGGGCAGGACCTCTTCTTCGGCAAGGGTCGATGCGGCACCTGTCATACCGCCCCCTATTACACCGACAATCTCATGCACGATCTGCAGACAGAGCGCTTCTTCAAGCCGGTCATGATCAACGGATTGTGGGAGACCGGCGACGGTGCCATCAAGACCTTCCCACTGCGGGGCATCAAGGACTCGCCACCCTATCTGCATGATGGGCGCCTGTTGACCCTCGACGATACGGTGGAGTTCTTCAACCTCGTCCTCGGCACGAAATTGGAACCGCCGGAAAAGCAGGACCTCGTGGCCTTTCTCCGCACCCTTTGA
- a CDS encoding MerR family transcriptional regulator: MSASSRNYGDVSGNDAGGTGGEPEDRRQPLSIRKLAKIYNLSLRTLRFYEDRGLLRPARRGSTRFYTAQDCRRLEIVIKGKSLGFTLTEICDFIDSVKDTVSIQDLARALPPEIIAAQIAHLEAHRGEIDKALADLRESLTGDEAPIASPAPPLIIDETK; this comes from the coding sequence ATGAGCGCTTCCAGTCGAAATTATGGTGATGTTTCGGGCAATGATGCAGGCGGAACTGGTGGAGAGCCTGAAGATCGTCGGCAGCCATTATCGATTAGAAAACTAGCCAAAATTTATAACCTCAGCTTGCGTACATTGCGTTTCTACGAAGATCGAGGTTTGCTTCGGCCCGCGCGTCGCGGTTCCACGCGATTTTACACGGCGCAGGACTGCCGCCGCCTTGAGATTGTGATCAAAGGGAAAAGCCTTGGTTTCACACTGACCGAGATCTGCGACTTTATTGACTCGGTAAAAGACACCGTCAGCATCCAAGATTTAGCCCGTGCACTTCCCCCGGAAATAATCGCGGCCCAGATTGCCCATCTCGAAGCGCATCGCGGCGAAATAGACAAAGCGCTCGCTGATTTGAGGGAGTCTCTAACGGGTGACGAGGCGCCTATCGCTTCGCCGGCGCCGCCACTCATTATTGATGAAACGAAGTAA
- a CDS encoding outer membrane protein, which translates to MKQIFLAAILGGLSTAAFAADLPSRHAPPAFVPPPPIFTWTGVYVGGQIGYEFGRDNAFSGFGGSTSSPTGVVGGAHIGYNYQIQQFVVGLEGDVNGSSYRGSGINPLLGTTVTTKTPIDGSVRGRVGVAFDRALFYATGGVSFASIQNNYVTFPFGSSQITSGRVGWTVGGGVEYAVTNNWSVRAEYRYTDYGHLTDSPVFGPITTHHQTDNRVQVGFSYKFDTYAPPAPVLAKY; encoded by the coding sequence ATGAAACAGATTTTTCTTGCCGCCATCCTGGGCGGTCTGTCGACTGCGGCCTTTGCTGCGGACCTGCCGTCTCGCCATGCCCCGCCAGCCTTTGTCCCGCCGCCGCCGATCTTCACTTGGACAGGCGTCTATGTCGGTGGCCAGATTGGTTATGAATTCGGCCGCGATAATGCCTTTTCGGGCTTCGGTGGTTCGACTTCATCGCCGACCGGCGTCGTGGGGGGCGCGCATATCGGCTATAATTACCAGATCCAGCAGTTCGTTGTCGGCCTCGAGGGCGATGTGAACGGATCGAGCTATCGTGGCAGCGGAATCAATCCGCTCTTGGGAACGACCGTCACCACCAAGACTCCGATCGACGGGTCCGTTCGCGGCCGTGTCGGCGTGGCCTTCGACCGGGCCTTGTTCTATGCGACGGGCGGCGTCTCCTTCGCGTCGATCCAGAACAATTATGTGACCTTCCCCTTCGGCTCTTCGCAGATCACCTCCGGCCGCGTCGGCTGGACGGTCGGCGGCGGCGTCGAATATGCGGTCACCAACAATTGGTCGGTTCGCGCGGAATATCGTTACACCGACTACGGGCATCTGACCGACTCGCCGGTCTTTGGCCCGATCACGACGCATCACCAGACGGACAACCGCGTGCAGGTGGGCTTCAGCTATAAGTTCGATACTTATGCTCCGCCGGCGCCGGTGCTCGCCAAATACTGA
- a CDS encoding response regulator, whose amino-acid sequence MAAARTKIMLVDDHAIVREGYRSLLQKQPGLQVVAEAGDGAEAYRLYKEATPDLVIMDLTMPGLSGIEAVKRIRQWDHAARILVFTMHQNVAYAVQAIRAGAKGYVTKSSPPEALLSAVFDVLKGRTALSPDIDHELALSRLAGEPQALDVLTPREFEVLRMLLAEKTTDEIAETLHVSPKTVANTRYLIKSKLSVTSDIELVRLALRQRLLAVPGIDA is encoded by the coding sequence ATGGCAGCAGCCCGTACGAAAATCATGCTCGTCGACGATCACGCCATCGTCCGCGAGGGATATCGATCGCTGCTGCAGAAGCAGCCGGGGTTGCAGGTCGTCGCCGAAGCGGGCGATGGGGCGGAAGCCTATCGGCTATACAAGGAGGCGACGCCCGATCTTGTCATCATGGATTTGACGATGCCGGGCCTCAGCGGGATCGAGGCCGTCAAACGCATCCGGCAATGGGATCATGCAGCGCGGATTCTCGTCTTCACCATGCATCAGAACGTGGCTTATGCCGTGCAGGCCATCCGGGCAGGGGCCAAAGGCTATGTCACCAAGAGCAGCCCGCCGGAAGCGCTTCTCAGCGCTGTCTTCGACGTGCTGAAAGGCCGCACTGCCTTGAGCCCGGATATCGATCACGAGCTTGCCCTGAGCCGCCTCGCCGGCGAGCCGCAAGCGCTCGACGTTTTGACGCCGCGCGAATTCGAAGTGCTGCGCATGCTGCTGGCGGAAAAGACCACGGACGAGATCGCCGAGACGCTCCATGTCAGCCCGAAAACCGTGGCCAATACGCGCTATCTCATCAAGAGCAAGCTTTCCGTCACCTCGGATATCGAGCTTGTGCGGCTGGCGCTGCGGCAGCGGCTGCTTGCCGTGCCCGGGATCGATGCCTAG